AGGTTGTGATGTGCTCTTTCTTCCACCTGTACAAGAAATATATCCTGTCTATCCTCCTGAAAAGAAACAATACGACCTGGGATACCTTGAAACTATTCTGGAAGGTAAATTCAGACCTGGACATTTTCAGGGGGTTTGTATGGTAATGGATAGATTGCTCCACATTATTGTTACTGATAATTTATACATGGGACAAAAAGATTACCAGCAATGTATGGTCATTAAAAGATTGATCGGTTTATTAAATTTGGATACGACACTTATCATTTGCCCTACACTCAGAGAAAATGACAAACTGGCTATGAGTAGCAGAAACATGCGATTAACTGCTGAAGAAAGAAAACAGGCAACTGCTATATCTGAAGATCTTTTACTTATTAAAAAAAATCTTCAACCTGGCTCATTAAGCAATCTAAAAACAAAAGCTGCCACTTTTTTAGCAGATAAAAATTTCAAAATAGATTATGTAGAAATTTGCGATGCCAATGATCTATCCATTGTAGAAAATTGGGACGGCAAAACCCCTCTTGTTGCCCTTTGCGCCGCCTTTTTAAACGAAGTGCGTTTAATTGACAATATGCCGTTAAACTAATTCTACCTGCAAATTGTTATTAGTTATTAATTTTGCAGCGAAATGATAATAGAAATCCTGAAATCGAAAATACACCGGGCTGTTGTTACAGAGGCAAACCTGAATTATGTAGGCAGTTGCACCATTGATGAAGACTTAATGGAGGCTGCTAACTTAATTGAATTTGAAAAAATACAAGTGGTAAGCATTAATACAGGCGCCCGGCTGGAAACCTACGTTATTAAAGGCAAACGTGGATCGGGTGTTATTTGCATGAATGGCCCGGCTGCCCGACAAATTATTGCAGGCGATATTGTAGTAATTATGAGCTATGCCTCCATGAGCTTTGAAGAAGCAAAAAAATTCAAACCTACTTTAGTGTTTCCCAAAGAAAATAATAAGTTATAGTTAAGAATAAAGTAAGAATAATTAACCAGGAGAATTTGTAATTTGACATTTATAATTTGTTATTTGTAATTTGTAGCCTGATATGAACAAACGGTTACGCACA
The Ferruginibacter albus DNA segment above includes these coding regions:
- the panC gene encoding pantoate--beta-alanine ligase, with the translated sequence MILFKTVEQITSFLKNKKNEGCNIGFVPTMGALHQGHISLVAASRLDNDLTICSIFVNPSQFNDPKDLEKYPVTTEKDIYMLEKAGCDVLFLPPVQEIYPVYPPEKKQYDLGYLETILEGKFRPGHFQGVCMVMDRLLHIIVTDNLYMGQKDYQQCMVIKRLIGLLNLDTTLIICPTLRENDKLAMSSRNMRLTAEERKQATAISEDLLLIKKNLQPGSLSNLKTKAATFLADKNFKIDYVEICDANDLSIVENWDGKTPLVALCAAFLNEVRLIDNMPLN
- the panD gene encoding aspartate 1-decarboxylase; the protein is MIIEILKSKIHRAVVTEANLNYVGSCTIDEDLMEAANLIEFEKIQVVSINTGARLETYVIKGKRGSGVICMNGPAARQIIAGDIVVIMSYASMSFEEAKKFKPTLVFPKENNKL